From Lagenorhynchus albirostris chromosome 15, mLagAlb1.1, whole genome shotgun sequence, one genomic window encodes:
- the SPSB3 gene encoding SPRY domain-containing SOCS box protein 3 isoform X4: MRMPGPWLWQGPPTGATTLMGSDSDSDPEYASLPSSIPSAVPVTGESFCDCDSQSEAFCGSLHAAHRGRDCRCGEEDEYFDWVWDDLNKSSATLLSCDNRKVNFHMEYSCGTAAIRGTKELGEGQHFWEIKMTSPVYGTDMMVGIGTSDVDLDKYHHTFCSLLGRDEDSWGLSYTGLLHHKGDKMSFSSRFGQGSIIGVHLDTWHGTLTFFKNRKCIGVAATKLQNKRFYPMVCSTAAKSSMKVIRSCASITSLQYLCCYRLRQLRPDSGDTLEGLPLPPGLKQVLHHKLGWVLSMSCGHRKPPTPSPMANPSSPETRRCQRKRCRRT; the protein is encoded by the exons ATGCGGATGCCCGGGCCGTGGCTCTGGCAGGGTCCACCAACTGGGGCTACGACTCTGATGGGCAG CGACTCAGATTCCGACCCCGAGTATGCATCTCTGCCGTCATCCATCCCCAGCGCCGTGCCTGTGACTGGGGAGTCCTTCTGCGACTGTGACAGTCAGAGTGAGGCCTTCTGCGGCAGTCTGCACGCCGCCCACCGGGGCAGGGACTGCCGCTGCGGGGAGGAGGACGAGT ATTTTGACTGGGTCTGGGATGACCTGAATAAGTCCTCGGCCACCCTGCTGAGCTGTGACAACCGGAAGGTCAACTTCCACATGGAATACAGCTGTGGCACAGCGGCCATCCGGGGTACaaaggagctgggggagggccaGCACTTCTGGGAGATCAAGATGACCTCGCCCGTCTATGGCACTGACATG ATGGTGGGCATCGGGACATCGGACGTGGACCTGGACAAGTACCACCACACATTCTGCAGCCTGCTCGGCCGGGACGAGGACAGCTGGGGCCTCTCCTACACGG GCCTCCTCCACCACAAGGGCGACAAGATGAGCTTCTCCTCCCGGTTCGGCCAGGGCTCCATCATTGGCGTGCACCTGGACACCTGGCATGGGACGCTGACCTTTTTTAAGAACAGGAAGTGCATAG gagtgGCAGCCACCAAGCTGCAGAACAAGAGGTTCTACCCAATGGTGTGCTCCACGGCGGCCAAGAGCAGCATGAAGGTGATCCGCTCCTGTGCCAGCATCACCTCCCTGCAATACCTGTGCTGCTACCGCCTGCGCCAGCTGCGGCCTGACTCTGGGGACACGCTCGAGGGCCTGCCCCTGCCGCCCGGCCTCAAGCAGGTGCTGCACCACAAGCTGGGCTGGGTCCTGAGCATGAGCTGCGGCCACCGCAAGCCCCCCACACCCTCGCCCATGGCCAATCCCAGCAGCCCTGAGACCCGGCGCTGCCAGAGGAAGCGCTGCCGAAGGACCTAG
- the SPSB3 gene encoding SPRY domain-containing SOCS box protein 3 isoform X2 codes for MARRPRSSRAWHFVLSAARRDADARAVALAGSTNWGYDSDGQHSDSDSDPEYASLPSSIPSAVPVTGESFCDCDSQSEAFCGSLHAAHRGRDCRCGEEDECECGGLRRVGGPLGWGGAWRAWASSLTDFDWVWDDLNKSSATLLSCDNRKVNFHMEYSCGTAAIRGTKELGEGQHFWEIKMTSPVYGTDMMVGIGTSDVDLDKYHHTFCSLLGRDEDSWGLSYTGLLHHKGDKMSFSSRFGQGSIIGVHLDTWHGTLTFFKNRKCIGVAATKLQNKRFYPMVCSTAAKSSMKVIRSCASITSLQYLCCYRLRQLRPDSGDTLEGLPLPPGLKQVLHHKLGWVLSMSCGHRKPPTPSPMANPSSPETRRCQRKRCRRT; via the exons ATGGCCAGGCGCCCACGGAGCAGCAGAGCGTGGCATTTTGTCCTGAGTGCAGCTCGCCGAGATGCGGATGCCCGGGCCGTGGCTCTGGCAGGGTCCACCAACTGGGGCTACGACTCTGATGGGCAG CACAGCGACTCAGATTCCGACCCCGAGTATGCATCTCTGCCGTCATCCATCCCCAGCGCCGTGCCTGTGACTGGGGAGTCCTTCTGCGACTGTGACAGTCAGAGTGAGGCCTTCTGCGGCAGTCTGCACGCCGCCCACCGGGGCAGGGACTGCCGCTGCGGGGAGGAGGACGAGTGTGAGTGTGGGGGCCTGCGGCGGGTGGGCGGACCTCTGGGCTGGGGGGGAGCCTGGCGAGCCTGGGCCTCTTCTCTCACAGATTTTGACTGGGTCTGGGATGACCTGAATAAGTCCTCGGCCACCCTGCTGAGCTGTGACAACCGGAAGGTCAACTTCCACATGGAATACAGCTGTGGCACAGCGGCCATCCGGGGTACaaaggagctgggggagggccaGCACTTCTGGGAGATCAAGATGACCTCGCCCGTCTATGGCACTGACATG ATGGTGGGCATCGGGACATCGGACGTGGACCTGGACAAGTACCACCACACATTCTGCAGCCTGCTCGGCCGGGACGAGGACAGCTGGGGCCTCTCCTACACGG GCCTCCTCCACCACAAGGGCGACAAGATGAGCTTCTCCTCCCGGTTCGGCCAGGGCTCCATCATTGGCGTGCACCTGGACACCTGGCATGGGACGCTGACCTTTTTTAAGAACAGGAAGTGCATAG gagtgGCAGCCACCAAGCTGCAGAACAAGAGGTTCTACCCAATGGTGTGCTCCACGGCGGCCAAGAGCAGCATGAAGGTGATCCGCTCCTGTGCCAGCATCACCTCCCTGCAATACCTGTGCTGCTACCGCCTGCGCCAGCTGCGGCCTGACTCTGGGGACACGCTCGAGGGCCTGCCCCTGCCGCCCGGCCTCAAGCAGGTGCTGCACCACAAGCTGGGCTGGGTCCTGAGCATGAGCTGCGGCCACCGCAAGCCCCCCACACCCTCGCCCATGGCCAATCCCAGCAGCCCTGAGACCCGGCGCTGCCAGAGGAAGCGCTGCCGAAGGACCTAG
- the SPSB3 gene encoding SPRY domain-containing SOCS box protein 3 isoform X1 — translation MARRPRSSRAWHFVLSAARRDADARAVALAGSTNWGYDSDGQPETMGLARQGPVMGVESTPLHGQGDHGHRPPWSPAAATGRPGAFISDSDSDPEYASLPSSIPSAVPVTGESFCDCDSQSEAFCGSLHAAHRGRDCRCGEEDEYFDWVWDDLNKSSATLLSCDNRKVNFHMEYSCGTAAIRGTKELGEGQHFWEIKMTSPVYGTDMMVGIGTSDVDLDKYHHTFCSLLGRDEDSWGLSYTGLLHHKGDKMSFSSRFGQGSIIGVHLDTWHGTLTFFKNRKCIGVAATKLQNKRFYPMVCSTAAKSSMKVIRSCASITSLQYLCCYRLRQLRPDSGDTLEGLPLPPGLKQVLHHKLGWVLSMSCGHRKPPTPSPMANPSSPETRRCQRKRCRRT, via the exons ATGGCCAGGCGCCCACGGAGCAGCAGAGCGTGGCATTTTGTCCTGAGTGCAGCTCGCCGAGATGCGGATGCCCGGGCCGTGGCTCTGGCAGGGTCCACCAACTGGGGCTACGACTCTGATGGGCAG CCTGAGACCATGGGGCTTGCTCGTCAGGGTCCTGTGATGGGGGTTGAGAGCACACCCTTGCACGGACAAGGGGACCACGGCCATCGGCCCCCCTGGAGCCCAGCTGCTGCCACGGGGAGACCAGGTGCCTTCATTAG CGACTCAGATTCCGACCCCGAGTATGCATCTCTGCCGTCATCCATCCCCAGCGCCGTGCCTGTGACTGGGGAGTCCTTCTGCGACTGTGACAGTCAGAGTGAGGCCTTCTGCGGCAGTCTGCACGCCGCCCACCGGGGCAGGGACTGCCGCTGCGGGGAGGAGGACGAGT ATTTTGACTGGGTCTGGGATGACCTGAATAAGTCCTCGGCCACCCTGCTGAGCTGTGACAACCGGAAGGTCAACTTCCACATGGAATACAGCTGTGGCACAGCGGCCATCCGGGGTACaaaggagctgggggagggccaGCACTTCTGGGAGATCAAGATGACCTCGCCCGTCTATGGCACTGACATG ATGGTGGGCATCGGGACATCGGACGTGGACCTGGACAAGTACCACCACACATTCTGCAGCCTGCTCGGCCGGGACGAGGACAGCTGGGGCCTCTCCTACACGG GCCTCCTCCACCACAAGGGCGACAAGATGAGCTTCTCCTCCCGGTTCGGCCAGGGCTCCATCATTGGCGTGCACCTGGACACCTGGCATGGGACGCTGACCTTTTTTAAGAACAGGAAGTGCATAG gagtgGCAGCCACCAAGCTGCAGAACAAGAGGTTCTACCCAATGGTGTGCTCCACGGCGGCCAAGAGCAGCATGAAGGTGATCCGCTCCTGTGCCAGCATCACCTCCCTGCAATACCTGTGCTGCTACCGCCTGCGCCAGCTGCGGCCTGACTCTGGGGACACGCTCGAGGGCCTGCCCCTGCCGCCCGGCCTCAAGCAGGTGCTGCACCACAAGCTGGGCTGGGTCCTGAGCATGAGCTGCGGCCACCGCAAGCCCCCCACACCCTCGCCCATGGCCAATCCCAGCAGCCCTGAGACCCGGCGCTGCCAGAGGAAGCGCTGCCGAAGGACCTAG
- the SPSB3 gene encoding SPRY domain-containing SOCS box protein 3 isoform X3, giving the protein MARRPRSSRAWHFVLSAARRDADARAVALAGSTNWGYDSDGQHSDSDSDPEYASLPSSIPSAVPVTGESFCDCDSQSEAFCGSLHAAHRGRDCRCGEEDEYFDWVWDDLNKSSATLLSCDNRKVNFHMEYSCGTAAIRGTKELGEGQHFWEIKMTSPVYGTDMMVGIGTSDVDLDKYHHTFCSLLGRDEDSWGLSYTGLLHHKGDKMSFSSRFGQGSIIGVHLDTWHGTLTFFKNRKCIGVAATKLQNKRFYPMVCSTAAKSSMKVIRSCASITSLQYLCCYRLRQLRPDSGDTLEGLPLPPGLKQVLHHKLGWVLSMSCGHRKPPTPSPMANPSSPETRRCQRKRCRRT; this is encoded by the exons ATGGCCAGGCGCCCACGGAGCAGCAGAGCGTGGCATTTTGTCCTGAGTGCAGCTCGCCGAGATGCGGATGCCCGGGCCGTGGCTCTGGCAGGGTCCACCAACTGGGGCTACGACTCTGATGGGCAG CACAGCGACTCAGATTCCGACCCCGAGTATGCATCTCTGCCGTCATCCATCCCCAGCGCCGTGCCTGTGACTGGGGAGTCCTTCTGCGACTGTGACAGTCAGAGTGAGGCCTTCTGCGGCAGTCTGCACGCCGCCCACCGGGGCAGGGACTGCCGCTGCGGGGAGGAGGACGAGT ATTTTGACTGGGTCTGGGATGACCTGAATAAGTCCTCGGCCACCCTGCTGAGCTGTGACAACCGGAAGGTCAACTTCCACATGGAATACAGCTGTGGCACAGCGGCCATCCGGGGTACaaaggagctgggggagggccaGCACTTCTGGGAGATCAAGATGACCTCGCCCGTCTATGGCACTGACATG ATGGTGGGCATCGGGACATCGGACGTGGACCTGGACAAGTACCACCACACATTCTGCAGCCTGCTCGGCCGGGACGAGGACAGCTGGGGCCTCTCCTACACGG GCCTCCTCCACCACAAGGGCGACAAGATGAGCTTCTCCTCCCGGTTCGGCCAGGGCTCCATCATTGGCGTGCACCTGGACACCTGGCATGGGACGCTGACCTTTTTTAAGAACAGGAAGTGCATAG gagtgGCAGCCACCAAGCTGCAGAACAAGAGGTTCTACCCAATGGTGTGCTCCACGGCGGCCAAGAGCAGCATGAAGGTGATCCGCTCCTGTGCCAGCATCACCTCCCTGCAATACCTGTGCTGCTACCGCCTGCGCCAGCTGCGGCCTGACTCTGGGGACACGCTCGAGGGCCTGCCCCTGCCGCCCGGCCTCAAGCAGGTGCTGCACCACAAGCTGGGCTGGGTCCTGAGCATGAGCTGCGGCCACCGCAAGCCCCCCACACCCTCGCCCATGGCCAATCCCAGCAGCCCTGAGACCCGGCGCTGCCAGAGGAAGCGCTGCCGAAGGACCTAG
- the SPSB3 gene encoding SPRY domain-containing SOCS box protein 3 isoform X5, giving the protein MARRPRSSRAWHFVLSAARRDADARAVALAGSTNWGYDSDGQPETMGLARQGPVMGVESTPLHGQGDHGHRPPWSPAAATGRPGAFISDSDSDPEYASLPSSIPSAVPVTGESFCDCDSQSEAFCGSLHAAHRGRDCRCGEEDEYFDWVWDDLNKSSATLLSCDNRKVNFHMEYSCGTAAIRGTKELGEGQHFWEIKMTSPVYGTDMMVGIGTSDVDLDKYHHTFCSLLGRDEDSWGLSYTGLLHHKGDKMSFSSRFGQGSIIGVHLDTWHGTLTFFKNRKCIGEPELRVQAVPPPHPQEWQPPSCRTRGSTQWCAPRRPRAA; this is encoded by the exons ATGGCCAGGCGCCCACGGAGCAGCAGAGCGTGGCATTTTGTCCTGAGTGCAGCTCGCCGAGATGCGGATGCCCGGGCCGTGGCTCTGGCAGGGTCCACCAACTGGGGCTACGACTCTGATGGGCAG CCTGAGACCATGGGGCTTGCTCGTCAGGGTCCTGTGATGGGGGTTGAGAGCACACCCTTGCACGGACAAGGGGACCACGGCCATCGGCCCCCCTGGAGCCCAGCTGCTGCCACGGGGAGACCAGGTGCCTTCATTAG CGACTCAGATTCCGACCCCGAGTATGCATCTCTGCCGTCATCCATCCCCAGCGCCGTGCCTGTGACTGGGGAGTCCTTCTGCGACTGTGACAGTCAGAGTGAGGCCTTCTGCGGCAGTCTGCACGCCGCCCACCGGGGCAGGGACTGCCGCTGCGGGGAGGAGGACGAGT ATTTTGACTGGGTCTGGGATGACCTGAATAAGTCCTCGGCCACCCTGCTGAGCTGTGACAACCGGAAGGTCAACTTCCACATGGAATACAGCTGTGGCACAGCGGCCATCCGGGGTACaaaggagctgggggagggccaGCACTTCTGGGAGATCAAGATGACCTCGCCCGTCTATGGCACTGACATG ATGGTGGGCATCGGGACATCGGACGTGGACCTGGACAAGTACCACCACACATTCTGCAGCCTGCTCGGCCGGGACGAGGACAGCTGGGGCCTCTCCTACACGG GCCTCCTCCACCACAAGGGCGACAAGATGAGCTTCTCCTCCCGGTTCGGCCAGGGCTCCATCATTGGCGTGCACCTGGACACCTGGCATGGGACGCTGACCTTTTTTAAGAACAGGAAGTGCATAG GAGAGCCTGAGCTTAGGGTTCAGGCTgtgccacctccccacccccaggagtgGCAGCCACCAAGCTGCAGAACAAGAGGTTCTACCCAATGGTGTGCTCCACGGCGGCCAAGAGCAGCATGA